One genomic region from Planctomycetia bacterium encodes:
- the gntR gene encoding GntR family transcriptional regulator gives MCPAAFWIFPSSGVPIYRQLMDQLRSQMAGGTVRPGQMLPSVRTVAEQLQVNPMTVSKAYSLLEREGLVELVRGQGMRVREPAGGGPLKERLAAIAPLLEQVATEAFHLNLPADKVLAELTARLKEKRHA, from the coding sequence ATGTGCCCAGCCGCCTTCTGGATCTTTCCCTCGTCGGGCGTGCCCATCTACCGGCAGCTCATGGACCAGCTGCGGTCGCAGATGGCCGGCGGCACGGTCCGGCCGGGCCAGATGCTGCCCTCGGTCCGCACGGTCGCGGAACAGCTCCAGGTCAATCCGATGACCGTCTCCAAGGCCTATTCGCTGCTCGAGCGGGAAGGCCTGGTCGAGCTGGTCCGCGGCCAGGGCATGCGGGTCAGGGAGCCGGCGGGCGGCGGGCCGCTCAAGGAGCGGCTGGCCGCGATCGCCCCCCTCCTCGAGCAGGTCGCGACCGAAGCCTTCCACCTGAACCTGCCGGCCGACAAGGTCCTGGCCGAACTGACCGCCCGCCTGAAGGAGAAGCGTCATGCCTGA